CTCGACATGGTTTCTCGCTTAATTAGTGAGGAATTCACGATCAATCATTTCGGCGAAAGTGTGCACCCAGTTCATGTCAATTCGGATAGGAACGATAGGAGCATAACCTTTTCACAAGCTTACCAGACTTACCAGAAAGAGTTCCTCGTGGGTGTGAAGTTTGAGTCGTCTTTTGGTAAGAGACCGGTGAAGATTGTGGTACAGATGATTAGCAGATTGCATCATTATCTTCACGCTGAATTGAATGGTCACCACTCATTATCTTGCTATAATACATAACCATCATATCTTACTCTGGTAAACCTTTTCGATGATGTGATGTGTTCGCCTCAACGCAGCTTTCCACTACCTCTCACCAGGATCCTTCAATTTGAGAGCACGTGGGCGTGAGGTTTGAGCGGTCTTTTAGTAAGAGTTGGTTGAAGGTTTTAGTACTGGAAGTCAGCATATTGTATCACCATCTTACTAGAATTCATAGGCATCACATCGGTTATTTTCCAACGATATGTGTTCGTCTCAACTCATATTTCCACTGCTTCACTTTTGAACCTTATTGTTGTGAGTACGTGGTTGTTAAAACACTTCTAGCAGATCTGTTTGGTGCATTGTGGGATGACACTACAGGATGGTCGAAGCGAGAATTGGATAATCTTTACACTTCTCTCGAAATGTGTGtacattcttttgtttttaggttgACCATTTGTGAGTTGTTCTTCTTTCCACCAGCTTTGACCTTGGTTGACTAGAAATATGCAACTAAGCAAAAATGGAGAGGTGGATTGAGCACTACAACAGTTTCCAAGAGATACTGCGTGTTGAGGAAGATGACTTCTCGTTTTCTGCTTGCTTGGTTCGAGCTTTTGGGTTTACTACTAACATGGTAGCCACTTCTTTTGAATCCTAAGGTACAGTTTTCAAATGGGTTCGTTGTTGGAAAAACACTGGAATAATTGGTCACATTTGAAAGAACTGAAGTGAATATGATGCTTGGTGTTGGATAGAGTGTTACGACTACAATTTCTGTTTTGTTCGGTTTGGTGTATGGCACTTTTTACGACATGGTACGAGAGTTTTTCACGGACAATACTGGTTGATAGAAAAGTCTGGCGAACTTGTATTTGGAGGATCGATCCTACGATATGGGAAATTGTACACCTTTGAGAAATTACtacttgcttatcgagacaacaaatGTGAGGTCGATACTGCGGGCTGCAGACTGTGATatcgataacttatttgttgggtTCATTAAGCAAGTGGGCGGGAAGACTCGTCTATGACAGTTGTTACGGATTTTTTATTCTTGGAGCTCGACCTAAAAACACATCTGTTCTTAGAGTACGTGACGTTTCGAATTCTTGGGCAAGACCCACTTTCTTTTTCcagttttggttttcagtaaaaGTACTTTAACTTCCGTTACTAGTTAATTGTTTTGACGTTacaaatgtttttggaaaaataTTTCTGTTTTCATTTTTAAGTTGATTCGAATTTCTGATATATATGTTAGTACATATCTATTTTGACGTTATCTGGCcttaaattattttgtgtttttaactttttattttattaaagtatgttttctacttttacactgatgaggaaagaaagtatgagtttggaggcatgatAGAGGATTTTGCAACCCGCTCGCGACGGTCTGGCATATTTTCTTTGATGCACCCATTCTGACTTGATTTCTCTTaatacatatatttttcttcctattttcgagtatttcagtttagtaaatgattttaaatttcgtggacgaaattcttttaaggggggtagattgaaacaccccaacccccttttatattttaaaaatagttttagTTCTTAAATGGTGAGCCACGTGGGGACCaccttatgatttttttttttgtttttccccggtttctttctcttctcttctccaaCTCTCCCGTGTCTCTCTCGGACCTCGTCTCTCTCCCTCGTTGCAACTCCTTTTCCCTGAGCAACACACACACAACCACGCCATCTGCTGAGGACATCACCATCAAAACCTCTGCAGTTTTCTCTCTCCCGTTGTAGAAAGGACGACGAAATCCCAAGAGCCTCCGGCGAGCATCGCCCCTTTCGAGgccatttccggccaaaccacggtgagttGGCCAGCGTGCagggtatcaatctcttcatctcgtcgagtagtacaacttttctttttgtttcacctaatttcgttgagtattgaagaagttatactcatttgaatcttacctagTTTCCGGTGAGTCCGAcagctttcgaggcgttttctgGCAATACCACGGTGAGTTAGATATCGTacgaggtaccattctcttcatctcttcaAGAACTACAACTTTCGTTCTTGCTTCACTTGATTTCATTAagtttgacaaagttatggccgtttaaaggtTGTGCAGTTTCCGGCCGATTTCTGGCTTTCTCTCCCATTGGGTCCGGTGACCCACCAAACCCAAGGCCTTTAGGCCTTCCCTGCCGAACCCAACCTTTTTTGGTTGTGAGGCCTTTGGGCCGTGAGTGTGTTGTGTGTGATGTAGGCCTTACCTTACATGggcctgtgtgtgtgtgttttgggctaggtgtgtgtgtgtgggttgtatggtgtatgtgtgtgtgtgtgtgtgtgtgtgtgtgtgtgtgtgtgtgtgtgtgtctgtgtctgtgcatgtgtggtgtgtgtgcgtgtgttgtgCATGTGCTGTGCATGTGGTGTGTGCGCGTGTGTTGTTCATGTGTGGTGTGTATGTATGTGCCGTGTGGGTGTGTGTTTGTGGGCcggtgtgtgtgtgagtgtgggtttgggtttggggttaagcccaaaccacccttTTTCACCCTAACccttttttaaccaaaaaccttaggaccctaaacccaaaacccaatatatcctaatcctatttaacctaaaccctaatccggattCAAGCCTAAAACTCATTTGACCTAGTTTGACCGTTAACCCCTGATCAACAttgactttagggttgacttttcgagttttcgtccgggaccctttttagggtaattcgacgtcttGAACCTATTTCCAATGTCcgttttccaaaattcaattgctattatatagttttatttattggactctttatgtgcttagggacAATTATTGTGGCTTTTGCATATTCGTTAGCTGCGCGACTTTTCGATGAcaaagtactgtgagtggaccccttctaaaattacatgattttatggtttaatttcataaatgaatagcatgccttacgagtttatgaattgattttatgttaaTCAGGTTTATTGAAATATTGATTATCGTCTCGTttttgtgaggaattaattgttagcctatattgagttatattttaatatatcgtattttctataaaaaccatgaattggtagactatctgatggataacgataggatgctagaacatgttttagaaacccctctttatagtatagacgatggatgactttatactatgaagtggttatttatgagaggcgtaactatttgtgcgtacctagtagacactatgccgcctggggcgaggatctggtgttggtaGTTAGGCCGAGCGAAATAATCCCTAgatacgggctgagggacacggagcaggcattgggccgggagttggtaatctttGGCTACGGACGCAAAGAccacggagcaggcattgggccatgagttatattattattcagtgatcttactagcagcACATCGCGCTTACGAAACGATCTATGAGATGATACACgcgatgatttatatgatgttttCCGCGTTATACCTGTCGAGatattttatggcatgctagagtttcagaaaaacctatcacttattatgttagtagttttcattatatataaacttgggggttagtatgttcataactgtttttgtattatgtgtatatatgaacttgatccactcactcttgttttgcaccccctttAGGATTTAGAATTGAGGCATACGATCCCGACGTCAACGCTTTGGCATTGGCatattcgagtcctctcggtgtaggaccctcatccttttatttattcaattttatagTAATTATTTTAAagctctagttagttgtatgctctgaacacgttcttaatttgttaattctttgaattttaaattcataacccttatttattttttattcttagcttttgtatcaattaatggctttcgtcatcctcgggtgtcggccagcacgtgtctatcctggtattcgaggaatatcaaggtcggggcgtgtcataaTACGTACCtagattaaatttatataacgtACCAATAACGTACCAAATGATTGGtacgttatatttaatatatatgtttggtatgttatatttaatatatgtgCATGTTATATTTCATAATTGTATGTTAATAGgatgtttatgtgtttttagaatttaaaacaacgaattatttgaataagaaaaattcattttgaacgaattatgataagataagataggaagTTTGTGGTGATTTTTGAATATTTGTGATATTATTTTCTGAATTAGTTGGTTAattaaatacaataaaaatcataatttttaattaaaaattagtagaataatgtttgatcaaaagttTAAAAGTTATAGATGTTTgattataaaaaattcaaatttaaggcATCTATGTCAAaataccccaaaaaaaaaaatcacaaaaatgaaaaaccaaaacaaaagaaacccaGAGAAAGACGAATAAGGAAGACCAAGTGCTCAGAGATTCTAGATCATTTTGAAACCCATACCAaacgaaaataaaaaactgatcCATCAAATAGAGAAAAAATCACTGATCCagcaaatagaaaagaaaaaaaaatcacaaactgAAGGATACAAGACAGGGagagaaaacgaaaaaaaaagaagaaaagaattgaaaattgcAGGAAGAGGAAGACGATGAAGATGAAATGAGAAAACACCCATGAGAAAGATGATGCAATCAGGTTTGAGCAGGAGTGGTTCTGCTACTTTTAGGTCTGAATCTCCAGCAGCAAACGCGAGTCGATGAAGCTGATGCGAGAGGGGTGCGAGacatgtttttcaattttgaagcTAACTAATAATACCAAGCTTTTTAAGCGTACTAACTAGCAGGTATGAGGCGTACCAATTAACTTGGACCGGATTCGTTAATCCGGCGACTATTTAGTACACAAGTCTCTAAACCCTATTTTTAATCCTATCCGATGCTTAATACAGAGTGCCAAACGAGGTCTTGGCGTAGTAAACAGATAGATGATCAAGGTACATGTAAAATGTAAAATCAACTTGAAGCAACTGCAAATAACGCGGTTATTAAATATGGTAGTTTTGTTCGGAGATAACTTGTGCATTGTTGCAAATCATTGACCCGTCTGTTGACTTGTTCCTGTAATTGCGGttgctcctcctcctcctcctccttgagCGGCTGCCCCTCCCCCTCCTTCTCGTCCCCCCCCTTAGATTTGGAATTTTTACCTTGATGAATTCAAGAGCAGAGGGAAGATCTTCTTCAAACGAGTATGCTCGTCCTCCTGGTCCTTCAGCGACTCCCTCTGTTACTAGTTTTCCCTTCAAGAGTCCAAGAGCAGAGGGAAGATCTTCGAACCAGGTGGGAAACACGTCGTTGTAGGTCAGCCAAGCTGTTAAAAGACCTCCTTCCTTATAAATATTTTGCTCTAGCGATCTCAGTATATATTTGACGATGTACTCTTGGGAGCTGACTTGAAGTTGATTAAACGACTCGATGAATCTTCGGAGTCTGAAATCCTCCTCATTCTCTCCGCAGAGTTTCTCTATTGTGTCACCTTCTTCAGCTTCACCGAGAAGTACTTCAATGGAGTGGATTCCTGATTTGTTGGTCTTGAACCAAATAACAGACAAACCAAAGTAAAATTCAGCATATCGCGAGGAGAAATAATTGTGTGATACTGAAATACCATCGTGTTTGGCTTTATTGATCTCTCGGTTACCGGATGTTTGCAGCATACTTGTGAGATCCCATTTCGCAACTTCATTCTGATCCCAGAGGGAAGGATGCGTAGTACAGAGCTTTATAAATCTTCTGACCCTGAAATCCTCCTCACTTTCTTCGGAGAGTTTCTCGATTATGACATCTTTGGTATACTTGCTTGAATAGTACGTTTCCATTAACCAATCAAACAATTGTTCTATCAGATTTTTCCGACCGTTGGAGCCTAGTTGCCTGAACAAAAGAGTTAAGTCATGCAACTTTCTTTCACAGAAGAACTTGTTTGAAACTTCGAAAAGAATAGCAGCTCGGGTTCTTAACCCGACTTTGTGAACTTGGCTTGCGAACGTTCTCATTCTGAAATCTCCCTCACTTTCTTCCACCAGTCTTTTGATGATCTCAAACTTTCCACCAGCTTCACTAgagatttcttcaatcttcCGTTGTTGATCAATGGGGGACCGTAGGCTAAATCCAAAAGTTAAGAGATAGGATAGTATTCCATCAATATCACGGACAAGTCTAGTCCAATGGTGAGATTCACGCAGTTCCTCTACAACCATGTCAATCAAATACACTTGAATACCAAAGGGAAGTGCTTTCGTGTGCAGAAGCTCTGAGAATTTTCTGAGTCTGAAATCCTGCTCCTTGTCCTGACTACTGACGCTTTGTCCCTTGAACCAAACAATTGAGAAACCAAAgaaaaactcatcaaaacgGAATTGCCAATCCGAACTAGTTTCCTCTTTGGCTGTCCTCTGTTTATCTTTTCGTTTCTTTTTATGTTCTTCCATGCAGGGGACAAGAAGCTTATGACCATAGTCGGTATAATCTCTCGACAGCTGTGAAAATCTTCCTAGTATGGCATCTTCATCACTGGTTTCGTCATAATCAGCTGTGACATGAACAATTTTACCAATCACTTCTTGTTGTTCCTTGAAATCTAGTTGAGTACTGAACCAAGAAACCAGTTCGCCACATTGCCCTTCGCGCTTGAATTTCTTTACAACTTTGGAAAGGAAAATATCATGCTCAGAGAAGGGAAGTTTCTTGAATAGCTCTGTGAATGTTCTGACTCTCAAATCCTCCTCGGTTTCTTCGGGAAGTTGCTCGAGCACTGGAACACCTTGATGAACCAGTTTATTACGTACTTCTTCCGTCTCCTGTAGTTGATCACTAGCAGATAGTTGGCTGAATCCAAAAATTGAAAGGCGCAAAAGTAGTTCAGCAGCATCAACGTCATCAGTAGACATTGCTAAATCAACCTGAAGGCAGAAGTCCTACAAGCTCCGGTTTCTTATCCTTATGTTCTGTTAAAAACATCAATGTCAATTTCGTCAGAAGGATGCTGATTTAAGGTCTATTTTTCTCAGCTTGTACTTGTAAAATGTAAAAATTTTGAAACGAAATAGAAACGAAGTTTATTTTACTGATCTGTTCTAATTCCTACTCTATTTTTTTCCTGAATTTGAACTTTAATTGCCATTTCTCCTAACCCTCAAATGCATCAACTAATTTAtttaagaaaaacaacaaaCCGAAAAATGTTTTTTAAGGAAACGTGCCCCGTGATCTTGATTCAGCTTTCAAATGTTTCTGCAGAGAGATTCAACACTCCTTATTCGAAACCAATCCGAAGTAGTGTTCTAAATTCTAGCACCGTTCAGATTAGAGGAGGTTTTAAGACATCAATTattaacttttgttttgttttattttgagtATTATAAATAGAAGATTTTTACTTGATGTGTATTTAATACGGGTAAAAAAGTTACACTGTGCTATTAAATATCATGCTTGTTTCTATAAAAACAAATCTTTATCAACGTGAAGAGACCCTCCCGAAAAATTAGGAGAAAAAGCGGTCCATAGTGATCATGCTATACATATATTTCTTAAGTGGTAACAATACAtatatgtttgtgtgtgtgtctgtAAATGCAGGCCTTTTAACAAGAGGGATCCTTATAATAGAGATACTCTTTTAATCGTTGGATTGACttcaatgaaattgtgtggttgagattaaattaCAGGTCATACAATCTCAACCATACAATTTTATTAAAGTCAAATTCAACGGTCAAGagggtgtccccattttttttctctcttgttaaaggattcctatatatatgtatgtgtacgtgtatatatataatttgtgtACCTATACATATGTACATAAATATATCCCCCCATCCCCAAATTTAactaatgacaaaaaaaaaatcttattaatttttagattttgatccaagtctctaaggccatctccaaccgaagggtccagagggccgaaaatagctcgaaaaccatctccaatcgaaggcTAGGCCAGatggctctggaatctgggagggccccacggaatcggAGAGGGCTAGAGGGCTGGCTGCATGCAGCTAGccagccagcccggggctggccatttttttttttaatgttttgttatttttgtcggttataaccgacagaaatacatgctattatttaatatagatgtattactgtcggttataaccgacagtaatacaTCTATATTATAACTGACAGTAATACATTTATACTAAATACTAGcatgtattcctgtcggttataacggACAGGATTTcttaacaaaaaattcaaatgcaacggctagtagccgttgcatttgatttttttttttttacagttttattattattttttatttacaaaagttttcatataacttctattttttaccataacttctatttcacaaaattatttcatattttttttaaattctatttttttcctataacttctatttctcaaaatttgtttcatattttttttaaattctatttttttcctataacttctatttcacaaaatttgtttcatattttttttaaattctatttttttttcctataacttcctaaaccATTATATAACATTAAACAAtaagaaacaacattaaacaataagaatgaaacaacattaaacaataagaaacaacattaaataacattaaccaacataaaaattatacaacatgaaacttaaacaacatttttaaaaacatttaaaaacataaattatgtttggccctatgaccaTTTTGGCCCGctgttggagacggttttttgtgaaagGGCTAAAACAAGCTCTCTGGCCCTCtggtcctcggttggagacggaggcgaATATGGCACTgtactgtttattaaaatattaatatcttgaagaatcttggagggccagatggcta
This is a stretch of genomic DNA from Malus domestica chromosome 02, GDT2T_hap1. It encodes these proteins:
- the LOC103401750 gene encoding uncharacterized protein isoform X1, yielding MSTDDVDAAELLLRLSIFGFSQLSASDQLQETEEVRNKLVHQGVPVLEQLPEETEEDLRVRTFTELFKKLPFSEHDIFLSKVVKKFKREGQCGELVSWFSTQLDFKEQQEVIGKIVHVTADYDETSDEDAILGRFSQLSRDYTDYGHKLLVPCMEEHKKKRKDKQRTAKEETSSDWQFRFDEFFFGFSIVWFKGQSVSSQDKEQDFRLRKFSELLHTKALPFGIQVYLIDMVVEELRESHHWTRLVRDIDGILSYLLTFGFSLRSPIDQQRKIEEISSEAGGKFEIIKRLVEESEGDFRMRTFASQVHKVGLRTRAAILFEVSNKFFCERKLHDLTLLFRQLGSNGRKNLIEQLFDWLMETYYSSKYTKDVIIEKLSEESEEDFRVRRFIKLCTTHPSLWDQNEVAKWDLTSMLQTSGNREINKAKHDGISVSHNYFSSRYAEFYFGLSVIWFKTNKSGIHSIEVLLGEAEEGDTIEKLCGENEEDFRLRRFIESFNQLQVSSQEYIVKYILRSLEQNIYKEGGLLTAWLTYNDVFPTWFEDLPSALGLLKGKLVTEGVAEGPGGRAYSFEEDLPSALEFIKVKIPNLRGGTRRRGRGSRSRRRRRRSNRNYRNKSTDGSMICNNAQVISEQNYHI
- the LOC103401750 gene encoding uncharacterized protein isoform X2 is translated as MSTDDVDAAELLLRLSIFGFSQLSASDQLQETEEVRNKLVHQGVPVLEQLPEETEEDLRVRTFTELFKKLPFSEHDIFLSKVVKKFKREGQCGELVSWFSTQLDFKEQQEVIGKIVHVTADYDETSDEDAILGRFSQLSRDYTDYGHKLLVPCMEEHKKKRKDKQRTAKEETSSDWQFRFDEFFFGFSIVWFKGQSVSSQDKEQDFRLRKFSELLHTKALPFGIQVYLIDMVVEELRESHHWTRLVRDIDGILSYLLTFGFSLRSPIDQQRKIEEISSEAGGKFEIIKRLVEESEGDFRMRTFASQVHKVGLRTRAAILFEVSNKFFCERKLHDLTLLFRQLGSNGRKNLIEQLFDWLMETYYSSKYTKDVIIEKLSEESEEDFRVRRFIKLCTTHPSLWDQNEVAKWDLTSMLQTSDQQIRNPLH